In one window of Bizionia sp. M204 DNA:
- a CDS encoding pyruvate carboxylase, which produces MKIKKVLIANRGEIAIRILRACTELNLDTVAIYTYEDRYSQHRNKADESYQIGEDNQPLKPYLNSDEIIALAKSKHVDAIHPGYGFLSENSEFARKCAQNGIIFIGPNPDVMDALGDKITAKKIAVKCKVPIIESNKKKLTSLKIAVSEAKNIGYPLMLKAASGGGGRGMRIIRKPEDLEQNFDSAKNEALNAFGDDTMFLEKYVEDPKHIEVQIVADNHGNIRHLFERDCSVQRRHQKVVEIAPSFNVSENVKQSLYKYAVRIAEEVNYNNIGTVEFLVDKADNVYFIEVNPRIQVEHTVTEMVTGIDLVKTQIFVAGGYKLSDQQIKIYEQDSLRTYGFALQCRLTTEDPSNNFTPDYGTITTYRSAAGMGIRLDAGSIYQGYSVSPFFDSMLVKVSAHGRTLDGAVRKMVRALKEFRVRGVKTNIHFLRNVIQHDTFKQGNVTVNFIQNTPSLFNIKLPQDRTSKVTQFLGEVIVNGNSDVKHKDDSKIFRNPKVPKFNINEPYPKGTKNLLTELGPEKFCEWLKNDTKIHYTDTTMRDAHQSLLATRMRTFDMMKVAESYAKNHPNTFSMEVWGGATFDVCLRFLHESPWTRLRELRKAVPNILFQMLLRGSNGVGYKAYPDNLIEKFVEKSWENGVDVFRIFDSLNWVKAMEPSINYVRNRTGGIAQAAISYTDDILDVKQTKYNLKYYTQLAKDLENAGAHMIAIKDMAGLLKPYAATELVAALKDAVNLPIHLHTHDTSSLQSATYLKAIEAGVDVVDVALGGLSGLTSQPNFNSVVEMMKYEPRAHAFDMDKLNQFSNFWEDTRELYYPFESGLKAGTAEVYRHEIPGGQYSNLRPQAIALGLGDRFDDVKKMYTEVNHMFGNLIKVTPSSKVVGDMAIFMVTNNLKPQDVMERGSEISFPESVISFFRGDLGQPTGGFPKELQKIILKNQKPYTDRPNAHLKPIDFDLEYEDFKKKFQKGFTRALEIEDFLSYTLYPKVFEQAHENYKLYGNLALVPTKNFFYGMKQREETLIELEPGKTIIVRLLSVGIPNEDGVRIVFFSVNGENRFVEVLDRSLNIKKEEHIKIDPENSNHIGAPLQGSLTKVLVKRGQQIKENDPLFIIEAMKMETTVTAFKAGKVKSIVLKEGTMVMQDDLVLSME; this is translated from the coding sequence ATGAAAATTAAAAAAGTATTAATTGCAAACAGAGGTGAAATTGCCATACGTATTTTACGTGCTTGTACCGAATTAAATTTGGATACGGTTGCTATTTACACCTACGAAGATCGCTATTCACAACACCGAAATAAAGCCGATGAATCCTACCAAATTGGTGAAGACAACCAACCCTTAAAACCATATTTAAACAGTGATGAAATTATTGCACTAGCCAAATCTAAACATGTAGATGCTATTCATCCGGGTTACGGTTTCCTTTCAGAGAATTCAGAATTTGCTAGAAAATGTGCTCAAAACGGAATTATTTTTATTGGTCCAAATCCAGATGTTATGGATGCCTTGGGCGATAAAATTACCGCTAAAAAAATTGCAGTAAAATGCAAGGTTCCTATTATTGAAAGCAATAAAAAGAAATTAACCTCTTTAAAAATTGCTGTTTCTGAAGCCAAAAACATAGGTTACCCACTAATGTTGAAAGCTGCATCCGGTGGTGGTGGTCGCGGTATGCGTATTATTCGCAAGCCGGAAGATTTAGAACAAAATTTCGATTCCGCTAAAAACGAAGCCCTAAATGCTTTTGGCGATGACACCATGTTTCTAGAGAAATATGTTGAAGATCCAAAACATATAGAAGTTCAAATTGTAGCCGATAATCACGGTAATATTCGCCATTTATTTGAACGCGATTGTTCGGTTCAAAGACGGCATCAAAAAGTAGTTGAAATTGCACCTTCTTTTAATGTTTCAGAAAACGTAAAACAATCGTTATACAAATATGCTGTCCGTATTGCTGAAGAGGTAAACTATAACAATATTGGAACCGTTGAGTTTCTAGTAGACAAAGCTGATAATGTCTATTTTATTGAAGTTAACCCTAGAATTCAAGTAGAACATACGGTTACGGAAATGGTTACTGGAATTGATTTGGTTAAAACACAAATATTTGTTGCAGGTGGCTACAAATTATCTGATCAGCAAATTAAAATTTACGAACAAGACTCGTTACGAACTTACGGTTTTGCCTTACAGTGTCGTTTAACCACGGAAGATCCTTCAAATAATTTTACACCAGATTACGGAACCATAACCACCTACAGAAGTGCTGCTGGAATGGGAATTCGCTTAGATGCAGGAAGTATTTATCAAGGATATAGTGTGAGTCCTTTTTTCGATTCTATGCTGGTAAAAGTTTCGGCTCATGGTAGAACATTGGATGGCGCTGTACGAAAAATGGTTCGTGCTTTAAAAGAATTTCGTGTGCGTGGTGTTAAAACCAACATTCACTTTTTACGAAATGTTATTCAGCATGATACCTTTAAACAAGGTAATGTCACGGTTAATTTTATACAAAATACACCGTCACTTTTCAATATTAAATTACCACAAGATAGAACCTCCAAGGTCACACAGTTTTTAGGTGAAGTGATAGTCAATGGAAATTCGGATGTAAAACATAAAGATGACAGTAAAATCTTTAGAAACCCAAAAGTTCCTAAATTCAATATAAATGAACCCTATCCAAAAGGCACAAAAAACTTACTAACGGAATTAGGCCCAGAAAAATTTTGTGAATGGCTTAAGAACGATACTAAAATCCATTATACAGACACCACCATGCGTGATGCGCACCAATCATTATTGGCAACCCGTATGCGGACGTTTGATATGATGAAAGTAGCAGAAAGTTATGCTAAAAATCATCCAAATACCTTTAGTATGGAAGTTTGGGGTGGCGCCACATTTGATGTGTGCTTACGCTTTTTACATGAAAGCCCTTGGACCAGATTACGGGAGTTACGAAAAGCCGTTCCAAACATACTTTTTCAAATGCTCCTTCGCGGTAGTAATGGTGTTGGTTATAAAGCCTATCCAGACAATTTAATTGAGAAGTTTGTTGAGAAATCATGGGAGAATGGTGTGGATGTTTTCAGGATTTTCGATTCCCTTAACTGGGTTAAAGCCATGGAACCAAGCATCAATTATGTTCGTAATAGAACGGGCGGAATTGCCCAAGCGGCTATCAGTTATACGGATGATATTTTAGATGTGAAACAAACTAAATACAATTTAAAATACTATACACAATTAGCCAAAGATTTAGAAAATGCCGGTGCGCATATGATTGCCATTAAAGATATGGCTGGTTTATTAAAACCATATGCAGCCACCGAATTGGTTGCCGCTTTAAAAGACGCGGTAAATCTTCCTATTCATTTACATACGCACGATACCTCATCCTTGCAATCTGCAACCTATTTAAAAGCCATAGAAGCTGGAGTGGATGTTGTGGATGTGGCTTTAGGTGGTTTATCTGGATTAACATCGCAGCCCAACTTCAATTCGGTTGTAGAAATGATGAAGTATGAACCACGCGCTCATGCTTTTGATATGGATAAGCTGAATCAATTTTCAAACTTTTGGGAAGATACACGCGAATTATATTACCCATTTGAATCCGGTTTAAAAGCGGGTACAGCCGAGGTTTACAGACATGAAATTCCAGGCGGTCAGTACTCCAACTTACGTCCACAAGCCATTGCTTTAGGATTAGGTGATCGTTTTGACGACGTAAAAAAAATGTATACCGAAGTAAACCACATGTTTGGCAATCTAATTAAAGTAACACCAAGTAGTAAAGTGGTTGGCGATATGGCCATTTTTATGGTGACTAATAATTTGAAACCACAGGATGTTATGGAACGTGGTAGCGAAATATCATTCCCAGAATCGGTTATTAGTTTCTTCAGAGGTGATTTAGGTCAACCCACAGGTGGTTTTCCAAAAGAACTACAAAAAATAATTCTTAAAAATCAGAAACCATATACGGATAGACCGAATGCTCATTTAAAGCCCATAGATTTCGATTTAGAATACGAAGATTTTAAAAAGAAATTTCAGAAAGGATTTACACGCGCTTTAGAAATTGAAGATTTTTTATCCTACACATTATATCCAAAAGTGTTTGAACAAGCACATGAAAACTACAAACTGTACGGTAATTTAGCACTGGTTCCTACCAAGAATTTTTTCTATGGCATGAAACAACGCGAAGAAACGCTGATAGAATTGGAGCCAGGGAAAACAATTATTGTAAGATTACTTTCCGTAGGTATTCCTAACGAAGATGGTGTTCGTATTGTGTTTTTTAGTGTGAATGGTGAAAACCGTTTTGTAGAAGTTTTAGACCGTTCGTTAAATATTAAAAAAGAAGAACATATAAAAATTGATCCCGAGAACTCTAATCACATAGGCGCACCTTTACAAGGGTCTTTAACTAAAGTTTTGGTAAAACGCGGACAACAAATTAAAGAAAACGACCCCTTATTTATAATTGAAGCCATGAAAATGGAAACGACGGTAACCGCCTTTAAAGCTGGGAAAGTAAAATCTATTGTTTTAAAAGAAGGTACTATGGTTATGCAAGATGATTTAGTTCTTAGTATGGAGTAA